Below is a genomic region from candidate division SR1 bacterium Aalborg_AAW-1.
GAAAAAAATTTTTTTACGGGTAATTCCCGTTATTCTCGTTTTATTCTGTAGTGCTGTGTTTTTTTTGTCTTGTTCGCAAGATGATAATGATATTGTTATCCCTCAAGATGAATTAGCTATCTCTGATCCTCAAATTAAAAAAGAGATAGAGTTTATGAGAGAGAAAAATATCATTACCGAAGATCTGTATCAGCAATGGCTTACTTCAAAAAGGTCAGATATACTTGATGAATGGGACGTTCTGATTAATGAAAAAGGTACAATAAGACATGATGAAGCTTATCGTGTCAAATATCCTTTAAACTCTCATCAATCTAAAAGTGGTATGTCTAGAATTGATAATACTCTTATAGACAGAAGAATTATTCAAGATTCAATGAAAGAATCTGAATCATCAGTATTAAGTCGAATGAAGCGTTGGAAGCATATGTATGGATCATCAGGAGGTACAATTACTCTTCGAGTATTTACAAGTGATGGAGGTGGACGATTAAAAGTCACTACTGCATGGAGACTAGCCCTTAACAATGCAGTTGCAAAATGGAATGCATTAGGTTTAAAAGTTAAATTTGCTGTAGTGAACGCAACTAATACGAATATTGTTGGTGGCTATGTCAATGTGTACATGAAAAATTTGGGCGATTCTGGTATTTTTGCTCAAACATTAACTCCAGGTACACCAGGATATTTTGGTGAAATAATGGAGATAAATACTTCTAGTTCTCCACATCCTGATGTAAATGGTAAAATAACTGTGTTGGTTCATGAATTGGGACATGCTGTTGGTTTTATGCATACAGATGAAGCTGCTAATGGCGTTAATATATTTAATACTGCTGTTACTTGTAACGAATATTCAGACAATAATTCATTTATGTATAATGGTAGTTATTACAATCAAATATTTACAGATTTTAGCACTTGTGATAAACAGAATCTCCAATATTATTGGGGATACTGATCAACTTTGTCATAACTATTTCTAATTTAAAAACGAAGAGGTGAGCATTTTCTTGCCTCTTTTTTCTTTTGCAATAATTATGAAAACTCGTATACTCTCTATAAGAGTATTCATGGCTCGGTGAATCATATATCAGATTTGATTATTATAATGAGATTTGTTATGTGACTCTTCGGTTATGAATGTACTCTACATTTTTAACTCTTAATTTTTTGTAAATGGCTATTACCAAAAGAACTCCAAACGAAATCCGTAATTCTTATGAGATTAGCGGTCAGAATTTTACTTTTGCATCTGGAATACTAGCACCACAAGCTGATAGTGCAGTGACGGTACAATTTGGTGATAATGTATTACTATTTACTGTTGTGATGGAAAAACATCCTCGTCCAGAACTTGATTTTCTCCCTCTCACTATCGATTATAGAGAGATGTTTTCTGCTGGTGGTAAGATCGGTGGTGCTGCTTATAGAAGAAGAGAAGCAAAACCTTCTGATAATTGTATTTTGTATGCGAGATTGACTGATAGAGCACTCAGACCCTTGTTTCCTAAAGGAATGATTAACCCTGTTGTTATTTCAGTTACTCCGTTATCCTTAGATGGTACTCAGGATTTGTGAGTGATGTCATTGATTGGTTCATCACTGGCTACGATGATGGCTTGAATCCCATTGAAGTGACCAGTGGGTGCTGTACGTATTGGACGTATCGATGGAGAATTTATCATCAATCCTACTCTTGAACAGATTGAAACTGGTGAGATGAATCTTATTTGTGCTGGTAAGAAATGATCGATTAATATGATAGAATTGGATGCAAAACAAGTATCTGATGAAATTATCAAACAGGCATTTCTACTCGCTCAGACGAAGATCGACGAGATGTGCGATATTCAGAGTCAGTATCTAACTTCTTTTTCTGTTACTCCTAGAGAAGTGGTCTATAATAAACCATCACAAGCGCTTCTAGACTATGTACGTAATTTGTATAGTGATGAGATTAAAGCTGGTATGATAGGTAATACGAAAGTATCCTTTAATGATAAATTTTATGAGTTTGAGCGTATGGTGATGGAAGATGCGAAAGCATCGATAGAAGATGATACGATAGAAGATTTTACAACATCTAAAGTAAAAATGGCTGTCTTTCAAGTCATTAAAGATGTGATCCGTGATCGTACGTTACATGAAGGACTCAGAGTAGATAATAGATCAATGACTGATATTAGACCATTATTTACGCAAGTAGATACAGTTCCTAGAGTACATGGATCAGGATTGTTCCGAAGATGAGATACGCAAGTATTATCAACGGTAACCTTAGGATCGCCATGAGATGCTCTTTTGATTGATGATATGGAACATACTGATAAAGAACAAAGATATTTTCACCATTATAATTTTCCTCCATTTTCTACCTGAGATGCTCAAGCGATCAGATTTCTCTCTCGTAGAGAAGTAGGTCATGGAAAATTGGCTGAAAAAGCACTTGAACATGTCTTGCCATCGAAAGAAGAATTTGGATATACGATTAGAGTAGTGAGTGACTGTCTTGCATCTGGAGGTTCTACTTCTATGGGTGCTACGTGTTGATCGACGTTATCTCTTTTAGCTGCAGGAGTACCTTTGAAAGCTCCTGTGTCTGGAGTTGCGATGGGTTTGATGACAGAACAAGATGATGAAGGACATATTACAAACTATAAGATCTTGACTGATCTTATGGGTACTGAAGATTTTATTGGAGATATGGATTTTAAAGTGGCTGGTACGAGAGATGGTATCACTGCGATCCAATTAGATACAAAAGTCGGTGGTCTGACTATGGAGATTATTCACAATACCATTGATCTTGCTCATACAGGTCGTAATGAGATCATGGATGTTATGTTGGAGACCATTTCAACACACAGATCGCAACTTAGTCCTTATGCACCGAAGATGGTAGTCTTTAAGATTAATCCAGATAAAGTGAAAATGGTAATCGGTAAAGGAGGTGAGATGATTGATAAGATTATAGAATTGTCTGGAGGAGTGAAGATTGATTTTGAAGATGATGGAACGTGTTATGTTGCTCATATGGATCAAGATAAGATCGATAAAGCTATTGAACTTATTAAAGATATAGCAGAAGATCTACCATTGAATACGGTGATTGAGGGAAAGATCGCGAAAGTAGAAGCATTCTGATTTTTCGTAGACTTACCGAAAAAGCAGTCAGGATTGATTCATGTTTCACAACTTGGTGAACTTGGTAAACCTACAGTTTCAGCTCATTTTAAACCTGGACAATTTGTGAAAGTTATTGCGACAGGTACTGATGATAAAGGAAGATTACAATTAAAGATGGCATCATAATTTATTTGATAAAATTTTCTTGTATGCAGAAGAATAAACAGTCTTGTCATCTTGTGCTGTCGTGATGATGAGTCAGGGGATTTGCTCATGTAGGCGTGTACAAAGCTCTTCATGAGCATGGTTATATTATAAGCAGTATATCATGAACGAGTATGGGATCATTAGTAGGAGCGATGATTGCTTCTGGCTTGTCTCCTTATGAAATAGAATCACTTAGTACTAGTAAATCTCTTCGAAAATTTTTAGATATCAATTTGAGTAATTGGTGATGATTTTTTTCCTTAAATAAGGTAATGGAATTGCTTCAATTAGCGACACAAGTTGATGTAATTGAAGATTTATCTTTACCTTTGTGTGTCTGTGTAACTGATGTACAGTTAGCTCAACCACGTTATTTTGCTCAATGAGATCTTAAAAAAATTATTAGTGCGTCTTGTGCAGTACCATGATTATTTGATCCTATTGAATATGATAATACGCTTTTTATAGATGGTGGTGTGACTGATAACTTCCCAATGCAATGAATGCTTCATCAAGATCAATATATGATATGAGTACATGTTAATCCACTACCAAAGTTAGATGATTATACTATTAAAGATATACCAACGAGAGCTGTAGAGATTATGCTATGACGTGCAGTGCGTGATTGTCAATCACAATGTGATATCTTTATAGAACCACCAGCATTATGTCAGATCAATCAATCTCTTTTTGTTGATCCATCTGAAATTATTCAAATATGATATCAGTATGCTACTCAATTATTATCTCAAAAACAATAAAATTAAAAAAAGACAATAATAAAAAACAGAAAAAGTCTTTTTTTCTTTTCACCTATACAGTATGATAGAATATATTTATTTTATACACATATGAGTATGTCTGATCAACAAGTACCAGTATCTCCATCTTCTGACGTTAAAACACCAGAACAGATGATTCAGGATGTGAAAAATTCTGTATCAGATACAGCAAATTCAGTACTAGGTGAGGGAACTGTGGATAATTTTAAACAAACTGCTACTCAAGTCACAGCTACAGTAGGGCAAGTAACTAATGTGGTAACTGACCAAGTAGAACATCTTTCTCAAAAAGTATGATGACAAGAATTTGTAGGAGAAGTAAAAGATATGGTTAATCCTATTACTGATGTGGTTCTTGATGTTATAAAAATAGCATTCTTCTTGAAACCACAGCAAAGAATATCTCGTTGACAATATATTATTGGAAGTTTGTCAGTAGTCGTTGTAGTAGGATTGTTTGTCTCTTTGTTGGGAGTAATTATATGACCATTAGGAGTATGATTATGATCATTGTTGATAGCTATACCACTCATTAATCTTGCCATCAGAAGATTTCATGATTTGAATAAATCAGGGCGATGGGCAATTTCAGTAGTAGTTCCATTGGTTGGTTGGATTATGCCATCATTATTTCAGTGAGTAAACGAAAATAATACTTATGGTCCAGATCCCTTGCTTACTCAAAAGGCAGATCTTACAACCTATGTTATTACTGCACTTTCTTTATTGATTTTATCAAGTATTGTTACTACTGTTCTTGGTTTTTTATGACTCCGTGTGAGAGAGCCTCAAGTAGATGTTACAGATCCTAATACTATTAGTAATCAAATAGGAGGAGGTACAAATACTTTCCAACAACCAGTGAATACCACTAAAAATTCTGCAACAAATACTGTAAATCAAGCAACAAACAATTTAAGATAAAAAATAACTTCCTGACTAAGAGGAAGTTTTTTCTTGTTTATTTATATAGTATTGTGTAACTAAGCACCTACCATTCTAACAATCCATTGGACAATAACGTCAGCGTCTTTACCATATACTATAGCTCATCATAGGGCTCATGTTATAGTTAGTGCAAAAAAGCCTACGCATGCTCATAGGTATATAATATAATAGGATTCTATAAAAGAGATGATTTTTGCAATAAGTGATTTGGTAGTTCATGATAATTTTTGGAGTAGAGAGTAGTGTTGTCCTGACTCAGAGATTACCCACTTAAGAATATAAAATAGAGTTAATCCCCAAAAAATACTTGTACTTAACCCTGCAAAGAATTCATGACGTTCTACAAGTAGTGTTCTTAAACCAATGGCATGTTTTGCTGCTTCACCGCTATTTGATGCAAGTGATGATCATATGGATCATACAATTAGTAATATAGTTTTCATAAAAAGAAGATTACTATTATTTTTCCATTTTTTTATAAAAAGCGAAAGAATCTCAATACAAGCATAAAGTGTTAATAATGCGATAGGAAAGTGTACGAAAATAGGATGTAATGTTTCCATAGTTGGAAAGATATATAAAATAAAAAGTAATATAAGCTGATTATAATAAAAAGACTGATAGAAGAATTATCAGTTTTTTAGATATGATTGAGATTATTCACCATCGTTAATCATACTTGCCATTTTACCTTCAAGATTCTCATTCAAGTAGATAACTTTTGCATTGTCTTGACCAACTCTTTCAAGTGTTTCGATACGAGAAGCAGCAAGTAAGAAATCTAGAATTTCTCTTCATTTGAGATCTTTATCAGCATTTTTAATCTCATCAATAGATTGACTAAATCCATCAGCGATAGCTTTTCTTTGTGCAGCCATACCTTCCCCTAAGAGTCTCTTCATTTCTTTGTCTCCTTCAGCCTTAAGAATTTCAGCTTCCTTACGTCCTTCTGCCTCAGTAATAGCTGCTTTTTTATTTTTTTGCGCTGATACAACGTTATTCATTGCCTCCATTACAAGAGCGTCAAGTTGAATATCTTTTACTTGAACTGAATCTAATTCCATACCAAATTCATGAAGTTTAGAAGCAAGAGTTTCTTTTACTTCATCACCAATTTCATTTCTTTTTCCAAAGATTTCATCATGTTGGAAGGTAAAGATTTTTGCTCTCAGTTGTTCTTCAACCATTGCTCTAATCGTCTTAATAGGATCGTTTATTTTGAATACACTATCAATAATTGACTGATCGTCATCTTTTACTCTGAAGATCACATTGAGTCAGACAGTAGTTTTTACATTATCTAACGTAATACCATCAACAGTAACATCAAGATTCATAAGAGCAAGTGATTGACTCTTTGTCCATTCAATAAATGGGATTGTAAAATTTAGTCCTTCTCTAAGT
It encodes:
- the hflK gene encoding Modulator of FtsH protease HflK; protein product: MIYGIIGIIIIGIFLGIKIISPRKAAVVLRLGNTNRILREGLNFTIPFIEWTKSQSLALMNLDVTVDGITLDNVKTTVGLNVIFRVKDDDQSIIDSVFKINDPIKTIRAMVEEQLRAKIFTFQHDEIFGKRNEIGDEVKETLASKLHEFGMELDSVQVKDIQLDALVMEAMNNVVSAQKNKKAAITEAEGRKEAEILKAEGDKEMKRLLGEGMAAQRKAIADGFSQSIDEIKNADKDLKGREILDFLLAASRIETLERVGQDNAKVIYLNENLEGKMASMINDGE
- a CDS encoding Dual-action HEIGH metallo-peptidase, with protein sequence MKKIFLRVIPVILVLFCSAVFFLSCSQDDNDIVIPQDELAISDPQIKKEIEFMREKNIITEDLYQQWLTSKRSDILDEWDVLINEKGTIRHDEAYRVKYPLNSHQSKSGMSRIDNTLIDRRIIQDSMKESESSVLSRMKRWKHMYGSSGGTITLRVFTSDGGGRLKVTTAWRLALNNAVAKWNALGLKVKFAVVNATNTNIVGGYVNVYMKNLGDSGIFAQTLTPGTPGYFGEIMEINTSSSPHPDVNGKITVLVHELGHAVGFMHTDEAANGVNIFNTAVTCNEYSDNNSFMYNGSYYNQIFTDFSTCDKQNLQYYWGYGSTLS
- the pnp gene encoding Polyribonucleotide nucleotidyltransferase produces the protein MAITKRTPNEIRNSYEISGQNFTFASGILAPQADSAVTVQFGDNVLLFTVVMEKHPRPELDFLPLTIDYREMFSAGGKIGGAAYRRREAKPSDNCILYARLTDRALRPLFPKGMINPVVISVTPLSLDGTQDLGVMSLIGSSLATMMAGIPLKGPVGAVRIGRIDGEFIINPTLEQIETGEMNLICAGKKGSINMIELDAKQVSDEIIKQAFLLAQTKIDEMCDIQSQYLTSFSVTPREVVYNKPSQALLDYVRNLYSDEIKAGMIGNTKVSFNDKFYEFERMVMEDAKASIEDDTIEDFTTSKVKMAVFQVIKDVIRDRTLHEGLRVDNRSMTDIRPLFTQVDTVPRVHGSGLFRRGDTQVLSTVTLGSPGDALLIDDMEHTDKEQRYFHHYNFPPFSTGDAQAIRFLSRREVGHGKLAEKALEHVLPSKEEFGYTIRVVSDCLASGGSTSMGATCGSTLSLLAAGVPLKAPVSGVAMGLMTEQDDEGHITNYKILTDLMGTEDFIGDMDFKVAGTRDGITAIQLDTKVGGLTMEIIHNTIDLAHTGRNEIMDVMLETISTHRSQLSPYAPKMVVFKINPDKVKMVIGKGGEMIDKIIELSGGVKIDFEDDGTCYVAHMDQDKIDKAIELIKDIAEDLPLNTVIEGKIAKVEAFGFFVDLPKKQSGLIHVSQLGELGKPTVSAHFKPGQFVKVIATGTDDKGRLQLKMAS
- the rssA gene encoding NTE family protein RssA, translated to MQKNKQSCHLVLSGGGVRGFAHVGVYKALHEHGYIISSISGTSMGSLVGAMIASGLSPYEIESLSTSKSLRKFLDINLSNWGGFFSLNKVMELLQLATQVDVIEDLSLPLCVCVTDVQLAQPRYFAQGDLKKIISASCAVPGLFDPIEYDNTLFIDGGVTDNFPMQGMLHQDQYMIGVHVNPLPKLDDYTIKDIPTRAVEIMLGRAVRDCQSQCDIFIEPPALCQINQSLFVDPSEIIQIGYQYATQLLSQKQ
- the yhaI gene encoding Inner membrane protein YhaI — protein: MSDQQVPVSPSSDVKTPEQMIQDVKNSVSDTANSVLGEGTVDNFKQTATQVTATVGQVTNVVTDQVEHLSQKVGGQEFVGEVKDMVNPITDVVLDVIKIAFFLKPQQRISRGQYIIGSLSVVVVVGLFVSLLGVIIGPLGVGLGSLLIAIPLINLAIRRFHDLNKSGRWAISVVVPLVGWIMPSLFQGVNENNTYGPDPLLTQKADLTTYVITALSLLILSSIVTTVLGFLGLRVREPQVDVTDPNTISNQIGGGTNTFQQPVNTTKNSATNTVNQATNNLR